The sequence TCTATTAAATCAAGGCTTAAATGTTCAAGTTGATGTCAATTTAGAACATAACAAGCCTATTACAAACTTTATTCTCAGCTTTTACATATCGATTTTTGTCTTAGTTTTATATTATCATTACAAATCTGGAATAAAAGAAGCTCAAAAAGAAGAGTTAAAAATACAAAAAGAAATTGAAAGACTTCTTAAGCAGGAAGAAATTTATGATTTAAAATTAAAAGAAATTTATGATGAGAAAAAAAAGATTTCGTCTGAATATAAAAAGATAAAACAAGAGCTTGAAAACGAAAGAATGAAAACCCTTAAAAATGAAGAGGGTTTCATAGAAGAGATGGATTCACTTGAAAAAAAATTAGAAGAAAAGCTTGACCTTCATGATAAACAGCTCGAAGAAATTATATTGTTAAGGGAAAAACTGGAGCTTCTTGAAAAAGAAAAATCCAAAAATGCAAAGCGTCAAAAAAAATCTGTAGAAACATTAAAAAAAAGGTTTAAAGCTATTTATAAAAGTACTCTTTTCACGGATAGAGCATTAGAAGGTTTTATTGATCTTGATGAAGATATGAAAATAAAAAGTGAGGAAATTATCCATCTTTTAAACGATACTCCAAATCTTGTTTCTGTAAAAAGAAAGGTTGTAACTAAAAATAAAGGAAAAGCAGTATGGGAAGCTATTTTCGGATATAGCGGAAGGCTTTATTTTAGAAATACAAACGACAATAAGATATCTATATTAGCAATAGGAGATAAAAATACTCAAGCAAGGGATATTGAGTTTATTGATAATATTGATTAGATTTGAAAACTGTCTGAACCGCAGATTTATCAGATTAAAGGATTTCTATGATTTATACATCTAAGTAATCTTACAATCATTTAAATCGAGGTTAAGACAGTTGACAGTTACATTCCTAATAAATGCCGTAATGCATCTTCAAGGTGAACATGAATAAATGGATGCTCTATTTCATTAAGTTTAGCTGGCGCGACTTTCGTGCTTGAAAGCAGTAATTCTTCACCCATTTGTCCGAAAATTGTTTTTATAGCAAATGCTGGTATCGGAAATAAAGTTGGCCTTCTTAAAACCTTTCCTAATGTTTTTGTAAATTCATAATTAGTTACAGGATTTGGAGCTACCACATTTATTGGTCCATTTAAGCTATCATTAGTTAAGGCTGTATGAATAATCCTTATAACATCATCAATTCCTATCCAGCTCATGTATTGATTTCCTGACGATATTTTTCCTCCTACGCCAAGTTTAAAGGGCAAAAGAAGCTTTTTTAAAGCTCCGCCCTTAGGGCTTAAAACAATACCAATTCTAAGAAATACAACTCTTATGCCCTTTTCTATAGCTAAAATGGCAGCTTTTTCCCATTCTGCACATACTTTAGATACAAAATTATTACCTGATGAATCATTTTCAGTTAACAAATCATTACCTCTATCTCCGTAATAGCCTATAGCTGATGCACATACTAAAACTTTAGGAAGAGGATTCATATTTGCTATTGTTTTTGCTATTAGCTCAGTTCCTTTAACTCTGCTATCAATGATTATTTTCTTTTTTTCCTCTGTCCATCTGCCTTCGCCGATATTTTCTCCAGCAAGATGAATAACTGCATCAATTTGAGGCAAAGACTTAGTATCTAATTCGCCTGCAGATGGATTCCACAAAGCTTCATTTTGGCTTGATGGTTGTTTTCTAACAAGCTTAATAACGTTATTTCCAGAAGTTGTTAAAAAAGGAATAAGCGTAGTTCCAATAAGTCCACTTGCGCCTGAAATCATTATGTTCATTGGTTTCAAATCTCCTTTTGAAAAATGATAAGCCGTATCCAAATTAGTTATTCTATGACGGTATTCAAATGTTTTTTCAAGATCTTTTTTTATAAAATTTCCGAGAAGAATTTTTCCTATTGGATAAAATGGTAATGAATATTCTATACTATCTTCTAATAAGCATGAATTATAAGCTTCTGGAATAAATTTATGGGTGTGAATCCATTTTGAAAATGGCCCAGATAATTGGATATCTTGAAAAAGCTTGTTTTGAATATACTCAGTATGTTTGGCATTCCATGTGACTGGAACTCCCCATTTTTGTATTTTTAGAATGGCTTTAGCTCCTATATTTATGCCGCCTTCACGGTGCATAACTTTTATATTATCCCACGGAGGTATAAGCCTTTCAAGGCATCCTTGTCTTGAATGCCAATTAAATACAAAATCAGCTGAAGCATTAATTTTAGTTTTTTTGTTAAAATATTGGTTCTTCATGTTTTGTTCTCTATATATGACCCAAAAGTTATAAATGTTCTTGATAAGATTCAAAATCTCGGATTTAAGAGTGAAATCAAGACTAAACACATATTATCGGTTTACCGAGTTATTCCACCATTTTTTTCTAAAAGATATTAAAGCATCGATGACAATGGCCGAAGATTTAGTTACAACTAAAGGTATTTTGCTTTTGTCAAAAGGGCAAGAACTATACTTTAATCAAGAGAATCACAGTAGACAAATAAGCGGTTATCTTAACTTTTTTATTTCATCTTTAGTCAAGCCAGTTAATTCAGAAATCAAGTCGTCAGGTATATTTTTCAATATCATGCTTTCAGCCATCCGCCTTCTCTCTTCTTCAATACCTTCCTTTTTGCCTATTTCCTTGCCTACTTCTTTACCTATTTCAATACCTTCCTTCTTGCCTATTTCCTTGCCTCTTTTTTCACCTATTTCGATGCCTTCTTCTTTTGCTGTATTTACTACATCTCTTTCTATTGCTGCATTAATTAAATATCTTTCATATTTTGCTTTTTGTTCAGGAGTCATGTTCATTTCTGATAATTTTTCTTTTGCTTTATCTATATTCCTTGATTTTGAACCTTCTTTCACTTCATTGTTTTTTATCATGTATATCCATTCGTCTATGGCTTGTTTTACTACATCCTTATATCTTTCCACCTGAATTAGATAATATTCGGGAAATATGTTTTTTTCCTCTAATCTGAACTTCTTTTCTAAATTGTCTATAAACTCAACTCGCTTTTTTACTTTTAAAGGATTTCCAGTATTTACTCCTTTAAAATCAGTTGTTCCGTAATATATGTAATC is a genomic window of Desulfobacterales bacterium containing:
- a CDS encoding Rpn family recombination-promoting nuclease/putative transposase, giving the protein MAKLIRFDWAMKKILRDKANFDVLEGFLSALLNDNNIKILQLIESESNQEDEDAKFNRVDLMIEDSYKRKIIIEIQNTRESDYLERLLYGTSKVIVETIKIGEVYKEISKVISVSILYFNLGTGDDYIYYGTTDFKGVNTGNPLKVKKRVEFIDNLEKKFRLEEKNIFPEYYLIQVERYKDVVKQAIDEWIYMIKNNEVKEGSKSRNIDKAKEKLSEMNMTPEQKAKYERYLINAAIERDVVNTAKEEGIEIGEKRGKEIGKKEGIEIGKEVGKEIGKKEGIEEERRRMAESMILKNIPDDLISELTGLTKDEIKKLR
- a CDS encoding TIGR01777 family protein — protein: MKNQYFNKKTKINASADFVFNWHSRQGCLERLIPPWDNIKVMHREGGINIGAKAILKIQKWGVPVTWNAKHTEYIQNKLFQDIQLSGPFSKWIHTHKFIPEAYNSCLLEDSIEYSLPFYPIGKILLGNFIKKDLEKTFEYRHRITNLDTAYHFSKGDLKPMNIMISGASGLIGTTLIPFLTTSGNNVIKLVRKQPSSQNEALWNPSAGELDTKSLPQIDAVIHLAGENIGEGRWTEEKKKIIIDSRVKGTELIAKTIANMNPLPKVLVCASAIGYYGDRGNDLLTENDSSGNNFVSKVCAEWEKAAILAIEKGIRVVFLRIGIVLSPKGGALKKLLLPFKLGVGGKISSGNQYMSWIGIDDVIRIIHTALTNDSLNGPINVVAPNPVTNYEFTKTLGKVLRRPTLFPIPAFAIKTIFGQMGEELLLSSTKVAPAKLNEIEHPFIHVHLEDALRHLLGM